In Tsukamurella tyrosinosolvens, the genomic window GACGAGGGGGCCACCGTCGAAGCCCGCCGCGGCGGCCGCGTCGAGTTCGACGGAGACCCCGCCCGAGAGCGGCACCACGATGCGCTCGATGTCGCCGCCGGGCAGCACCATCGGCGCATCGCCGAGATCCGCGACGCGGATCCCGGTGTGCGCCCAGCCGGGCAGGGAGCCGTCGACCACGGATTCCCACCCGTCGCGCGCCAGTGCGCCTCGGGCGTGGAACCATTCGTTGGGCGTCGCCATCGCCGTCCTCTCCTGTTCCGTCCTCGCGGACGATGTTGCTGCCGGAAGCCGTTCGCGTCAGTCGTTCTGGGGGAATCCCAGGTCGACTCCGCCGTGGCTGGGGTCGAGCCACCGGCTCGTGATCGCCTTGAGCTGGGTGAAGAACTTCACGCCCTCGGCGCCGTGCGCCTTGGTGTCGCCGAACATCGAGTCCTTCCAGCCGCCGAAGCTGAAGGTGGCCACGGGGACCGGGATCGGCACGTTGATGCCGACCATGCCGACGCGGATGTCCTTCTGGAACCGGCGCGCGGCGCCGCCGTCGTTGGTGAAGATCGCGGTGCCGTTGCCGAAGGCGCCGGCGTTGATGAGGTCCACCCCCTCCTCGTACGAGGCCACGCGGACGATCGCGAGCACGGGTCCGAAGATCTCCTCGGTGTAGACCCGCGACGTGGTCGGGACGCGGTCGATCAGGGTCGGGCCGAGCCAGAATCCGTGGGCGTCGCCGTCGGGGTTCACGTCGCGGCCGTCGACCACCACGTCCGCGCCGTCCTCGACGGCGACGTCGATGTAGGAGGCGACCTTGTCGCGGTGCGCCTGCGTGACCAGCGGCCCCATGTCGCATCCGCGGCGGCCGTCGCCGATGCGCAGCCCCGCCATCCGAGAGGTGATCTCCTCGATGAGGGCGTCCGCGACGGGCTCGACGGCCACCACGACCGAGATGGCCATGCAGCGCTCGCCGGCCGAACCGAAGCCGGCGTTGATGGCGGCGTCGGCGGTCAGGGCGAGGTCGGCATCGGGGAGCACCAGCATGTGGTTCTTGGCGCCGCCGAGCGCCTGGACGCGCTTGCCGTGCGCGGTGGCGGTCTCGTAGACGTACCGGGCGATCGGCGTCGAGCCGACGAACGAGACGGCGGCGACGTCCGGGTGGGTCAGCAGTCCGTCCACGGCCTCCTTGTCGCCGTTGAGCACCGTGAAGACGCCCTCGGGCAGGCCGGCCTCGCGCCACAGCTCGGCGATCCAGATCGCGGCCGACGGGTCCTTCTCGCTCGGCTTGAGCACGACGGCGTTACCGGCGGCGATGGCGATGGGGAAGAACCACGCGGGCACCATCGCCGGGAAGTTGAACGGGCTGATCACCGCGACCACACCGAGGGGCTGGCGGGTCGAGTAGACGTCGATCCCGGAGGAGACCTGCTCGCTGTACTCGCCCTTGAGGTGATGCGCCATGCCGCACGCGAACTCGACGACCTCCTGGCCGCGGCTGATCTCGCCCAGGGCGTCGGAGAGGACCTTGCCGTGCTCGCTGGTGATGATCTCGGCGAGCTCGCCCTTGCGGGCGTTGAGGAGCTCGCGGAAGGCGAACAGCACGGACTGGCGCTTGGCGAGGGAGAGGTCCCCCCAGCTCTCCGAGGCCTGCTTGGCGGAGGCCACGGCGGCGTCGATCTCGGCGCGGTCGGCGAGCGCGACGCGCTTGGTCACGACGCCCAGGGCGGGGTCGTAGACGTCCGCGGTGCGGCCGCTGCTGGACGGGTACTCGGCACCGTCGATCCAGTGCGGGACGACGGTGAGGGTCTCGGTGGTGGTCATGGAGCGGCTCCTTCGCGGAGGTGGATGCGGGTGGTCAGGCCCCGTGCACGAGGCCGGCGGCGGTGTCGACGGCGGCGGTCACGTCGCCGTCGCGGGGGTAGAGCAGGGTGCGGCCGACGACCAGGCCGTGCACGCCGGGCAGGGCGAGCGCCTTGGCCCACGAGGCGTAGACGGCAGCGGGATCGCCGCCCGGGTCGCCGCCGAGGAGCAGGGTGGGCAGCGTGGTCGCCGCCATGACGCGTTCCATGTCGTCGACGACGGGGAGCTTGAGCCAGCTGTAGGCGGAGGTGTTGCCGAGGCCGGAGGCGATGGCGACCGAGTTGATGACGGCCTCCGTCGAGAGGTCGTTGCCGATCTTCCCGTCGGTGCGGCGGCTCATGAAGGGCTCCAGCATGATCGGCAGCTTCGCGGCCGCCGCGGCGTCGACGGCGCGGGCCGTGGCCTCGAGCGTGGCGACGGTGCCGGGGTCCTCGAGGTCGACGCGCACCAGCAACTTGCCGAAGTCCAGGCCGCCGCGCCGCATCGCGGGCACGTCGTAGGCGGTGTACCGGTCGTCCATCTCGAACGCCGCGCCGCGCAGGCCGCCGCGGTTCATGGAGCCGACCACGATCTTGTCGTCG contains:
- a CDS encoding CoA-acylating methylmalonate-semialdehyde dehydrogenase, translating into MTTTETLTVVPHWIDGAEYPSSSGRTADVYDPALGVVTKRVALADRAEIDAAVASAKQASESWGDLSLAKRQSVLFAFRELLNARKGELAEIITSEHGKVLSDALGEISRGQEVVEFACGMAHHLKGEYSEQVSSGIDVYSTRQPLGVVAVISPFNFPAMVPAWFFPIAIAAGNAVVLKPSEKDPSAAIWIAELWREAGLPEGVFTVLNGDKEAVDGLLTHPDVAAVSFVGSTPIARYVYETATAHGKRVQALGGAKNHMLVLPDADLALTADAAINAGFGSAGERCMAISVVVAVEPVADALIEEITSRMAGLRIGDGRRGCDMGPLVTQAHRDKVASYIDVAVEDGADVVVDGRDVNPDGDAHGFWLGPTLIDRVPTTSRVYTEEIFGPVLAIVRVASYEEGVDLINAGAFGNGTAIFTNDGGAARRFQKDIRVGMVGINVPIPVPVATFSFGGWKDSMFGDTKAHGAEGVKFFTQLKAITSRWLDPSHGGVDLGFPQND
- a CDS encoding Cgl0159 family (beta/alpha)8-fold protein, whose product is MSDTARTTGPLTAGDFDRLRAARHENPDAIADVLGARIRRPLVRGDRRLLIVAADHPARGALGVGSDAMAMADRYDLLQRMALALSRPGVDGVLGTPDVIEDLALLGLLDDKIVVGSMNRGGLRGAAFEMDDRYTAYDVPAMRRGGLDFGKLLVRVDLEDPGTVATLEATARAVDAAAAAKLPIMLEPFMSRRTDGKIGNDLSTEAVINSVAIASGLGNTSAYSWLKLPVVDDMERVMAATTLPTLLLGGDPGGDPAAVYASWAKALALPGVHGLVVGRTLLYPRDGDVTAAVDTAAGLVHGA